From Deltaproteobacteria bacterium:
GGGCCACGGCGCTCGTGACCTTCGACGGCGGTTACTGCACCGCATGGTTCTACGGCCCGAACGTCGTCGCAACCGCGGGCCACTGCGTTCATACCGGAGGGGGAGGCGGAAGTTGGAGAACGAATGTCAAGGTGTGGCCTGCTTACAACGCCGGCAGTGCGCCGTACGGCTCCTACAACGCAAAGAGGCTCTACTCGGTTGCGGGCTGGACGAACAACGCCGACGAGCGGTACGACTACGGCGCCATCAAGCTGTTCACAAACGTCGGCAACACCGTCGGCTGGTACGGAATCTGGTGGCAAGACTCTTCCCTGACTGGACTGCCCTCGGAGATCCTCGGGTATCCCTCCGACAAGACACCAGCGCAGTCTCAGTGGATGAGCGCGGACATCGTGAGAGTTACTCAAGGGACTCAGGTATTCTATAAGAACGACACCTTTGGCGGGCAAAGCGGCAGCGCAGTTTGGCAAGATAGACCGGCAGGCTCGGCGTACTGTGCCGA
This genomic window contains:
- a CDS encoding trypsin-like serine protease; this translates as MNSFKASASRSKVLFAALLVAAVAAPLPATAGPSASVSSDGEVTASAETGSAATQGTQPSAGTGVLSEDARLASEELTPMSREEIKGLQPASGNVGIESVLGSDTRIRAYSTPYPARATALVTFDGGYCTAWFYGPNVVATAGHCVHTGGGGGSWRTNVKVWPAYNAGSAPYGSYNAKRLYSVAGWTNNADERYDYGAIKLFTNVGNTVGWYGIWWQDSSLTGLPSEILGYPSDKTPAQSQWMSADIVRVTQGTQVFYKNDTFGGQSGSAVWQDRPAGSAYCADGPCAYAIHAQGLHGAAPHSNHNHGTRIREAVFNNMINWRNAP